One Helicobacter cetorum MIT 00-7128 DNA window includes the following coding sequences:
- a CDS encoding DNA recombination protein RecN, which translates to MLIKRLKVRQNAVFENIDIEFDTGLNAISGASGAGKSVLIASLLGAFGLKESNALNIEVEFLAPFLDTEKYGIFREDNDEPLVISVIKREKTRYFLNQTSLSKNTLKELLKGLIKRLSNDRFSQNELDNDLMLALLDGYIISLDKQFMPLLDNFKENFENLELLEKEIRLLEDKKRFVKDLEERLNFEKMKLERLNLEEDEYERLLEQKKLLSHKEKLSDKIIQALKALETSHKITHALESMGENAQFLESALMEASALLEKEQTKLEECEHLDAGAILERLSELSSVIKDYGSILNAKERLIYVKNELSHLSQIDENCESLHSQRENLKKECIDLCAQLSALRIKYLQGFNTKLQAKAKELLLKNPSLILEEVSMDKKGSQKLVLNLENSVLETLSSGEYSRLRLAFMLLEMEFLKDFKGVLVLDEMDSNLSGEESLAVSKALEVLSECVQIFAISHQVHIPAIAKCHILVYKDKQKSMLKILENKERVLEIARMVGGSENVESAINFAKEKLKVSE; encoded by the coding sequence GAAAACATTGATATAGAGTTTGATACAGGATTAAATGCTATTAGTGGCGCAAGTGGAGCGGGAAAAAGTGTTTTAATTGCTAGTCTTTTAGGAGCCTTTGGGCTTAAAGAAAGCAATGCACTAAATATTGAAGTGGAATTTTTAGCCCCCTTTTTGGATACTGAAAAATATGGCATTTTTAGAGAAGATAATGATGAACCTTTAGTTATAAGTGTGATAAAAAGAGAAAAAACACGCTATTTTTTAAATCAAACAAGCTTGTCAAAAAACACGCTTAAAGAATTATTAAAAGGCTTAATCAAACGCTTGTCTAATGACAGATTTAGTCAAAATGAGCTAGATAATGATTTAATGCTTGCTTTATTAGATGGCTATATTATAAGCCTTGATAAACAATTTATGCCCCTTTTAGATAATTTTAAAGAGAATTTTGAAAATTTAGAGCTTTTAGAAAAAGAAATACGCCTTTTAGAAGACAAAAAGCGTTTTGTTAAAGATTTAGAAGAACGCTTAAATTTTGAAAAAATGAAATTAGAGCGTTTGAATTTAGAAGAAGATGAATACGAACGCCTTTTAGAGCAAAAAAAATTATTATCGCATAAAGAAAAGTTGAGCGATAAAATTATCCAAGCTTTAAAAGCTTTAGAAACTTCGCATAAAATCACGCATGCTTTAGAGAGCATGGGAGAAAACGCACAATTTTTAGAGAGTGCCTTAATGGAGGCAAGCGCTTTATTAGAAAAAGAACAGACTAAATTAGAAGAATGCGAGCATTTAGATGCGGGGGCAATTTTAGAGCGATTAAGCGAGTTAAGTTCTGTGATTAAGGATTATGGAAGTATTCTTAATGCCAAAGAGCGTTTAATTTATGTCAAAAATGAATTGAGCCATTTAAGTCAAATTGATGAAAATTGCGAAAGTTTGCATTCACAAAGAGAGAATTTAAAAAAAGAATGCATTGATTTGTGCGCTCAATTAAGCGCTTTAAGAATCAAATATTTGCAAGGCTTTAATACTAAATTGCAAGCTAAAGCCAAAGAGTTGTTATTAAAAAATCCAAGCTTAATTTTAGAAGAAGTGAGCATGGATAAAAAGGGCTCTCAAAAACTTGTTTTAAATTTAGAAAATTCTGTTTTAGAGACTTTAAGTTCTGGTGAATATAGTCGTTTGAGACTAGCGTTCATGCTTTTAGAAATGGAATTTTTAAAGGATTTTAAAGGGGTGCTAGTCTTAGATGAAATGGATTCAAATCTAAGTGGCGAAGAGAGTTTAGCGGTTTCTAAGGCATTAGAAGTATTAAGCGAGTGCGTTCAAATATTTGCTATTTCCCATCAAGTGCATATTCCAGCAATTGCCAAGTGCCATATTTTAGTTTATAAAGACAAGCAAAAAAGCATGCTAAAAATCTTAGAAAATAAAGAACGAGTCTTAGAAATCGCTCGCATGGTTGGAGGTAGTGAAAATGTGGAGAGTGCGATTAATTTTGCTAAAGAAAAACTAAAGGTAAGCGAGTGA